A single Cucumis melo cultivar AY chromosome 4, USDA_Cmelo_AY_1.0, whole genome shotgun sequence DNA region contains:
- the LOC103503850 gene encoding serine/threonine-protein kinase STY46-like isoform X2, translating into MAMDDTESCSSRAVDDFSAQTWRQKQKVGVYDEVLRRLRLSHEAETSLPGFEDELWAHFHRLPTRYAMDVNVERAQDVLMHKNLLYMARDPDTRPAIDVRLVQVHSSPGRNFGKSVNWSLKEKVDQERFSGYDSNQRHHPPPAFGSSTRVEYGFETSQLHDIDQRGTFSWPMHEITISTIDKPKLLSQLTSLLSEIGLNIQEAHAFSTTDGFSLDVFVVDGWIIEDTKQLKDILAEEISKIQKRHPPFTPCIFHTEKQDRFGVKFTTKYVNIPRDEVDAWEIDASLLVFEKKIASGSLSDLYKGTFCGQDVAIKLLKNENLNETVRREFVQEIHIMRKLRHKNVVQFIGASTRPPSFFIVTEYMSGGSIHDFLHQQKGVLSFPSLLRVAIDVSKGMDYLHQKNIIHRDLKAANLLMDEYGVVKVADFGVARVLAQSGVMTAETGTYRWMAPEVIEHKPYDHKADVYSFGIVLWELLTGQLPYNNLTPLQAAIGVVQKGLRPKIPRHAHPMIVDLLEKCWLQDPSLRPEFSEITRLLKQTPPKEEPSGR; encoded by the exons ATGGCTATGGACGATACCGAAAGCTGTAGTAGTAGAGCGGTGGATGACTTCTCAGCTCAGACTTGGAGACAGAAGCAGAAGGTTGGAGTTTACGACGAAGTTCTTCGTCGACTCAGGCTGTCGCACGAAGCGGAGACCAGCCTTCCTGGTTTTGAGGATGAACTCTGGGCTCATTTTCATCGACTTCCTACTAG GTATGCTATGGACGTCAATGTTGAGAGGGCTCAAGACGTTCTCATGCACAAAAATCTTCTCTACATGGCACGTGATCCTGATACTCGACCTGCAATTGACGTTCGTCTTGTACAG GTTCATTCATCTCCTGGCAGGAACTTTGGCAAGTCAGTTAATTGGAGCTTGAAGGAAAAAGTGGACCAGGAGCGGTTTTCTGGTTATGACAGCAATCAGAG ACACCACCCCCCACCAGCATTTGGTTCATCAACACGGGTCGAATATGGTTTTGAGACCAGCCAATTACATGATATAGACCAACGGGGGACTTTCTCCTG GCCAATGCATGAAATTACAATATCAACAATTGACAAGCCAAAATTGCTCAGTCAG TTGACGTCCTTACTTTCTGAGATTGGGCTGAATATTCAAGAAGCACATGCTTTTTCAACAACAGATGGCTTTTCTTTGGATGTTTTTGTAGTTGATGGTTGGATAATTGAG GATACCAAGCAGCTAAAAGATATACTGGCAGAAGAAATATCAAAGATTCAG AAAAGGCATCCTCCATTCACACCTTGCATTTTCCATACTGAGAAGCAAGACAGATTTGGAGTCAAGTTCACCACAAAGTATGTCAACATTCCAAGAGACGAAGTTGATGCATGGGAAATTGATGCAAGCCTGCTAGTATTTGAGAAGAAAATTGCGTCTGGATCTCTTAGTGACTT GTATAAAGGCACCTTTTGTGGTCAAGATGTTGCTATTAAGCTtctaaaaaatgaaaacttgAATGAGACTGTACGGCGGGAATTTGTTCAAGAAATACATATCATGAG AAAACTTCGGCACAAGAATGTTGTCCAATTTATTGGTGCATCTACTAGGCCTCCAAGCTTTTTCATTGTTACAG AGTACATGTCTGGTGGAAGCATACACGACTTTTTACATCAACAAAAGGGCGTTCTTAGTTTTCCTTCCTTACTAAGAGTGGCAATTGATGTGTCGAAGGGAATGGACTATTTGCATCAAAAGAATATCATCCATAGAGATCTAAAAGCTGCAAATCTTTTGATGGATGAATATGGG GTCGTCAAGGTAGCTGATTTTGGTGTTGCTAGGGTGCTAGCTCAATCTGGTGTGATGACTGCCGAAACTGGAACATATCGTTGGATGGCTCCAGAG GTTATTGAGCACAAACCGTACGATCATAAAGCTGACGTTTATAGCTTTGGGATAGTGTTGTGGGAGCTGCTTACAGGACAG CTGCCTTATAATAACTTGACTCCGTTACAAGCAGCAATAGGCGTGGTCCAGAAG GGTCTGAGGCCTAAGATTCCGAGGCATGCTCATCCGATGATCGTGGATTTGCTCGAGAAATGCTGGCTGCAGGATCCATCTTTGAGACCCGAATTCTCGGAAATTACGAGACTTCTAAAACAGACACCACCAAAGGAG GAACCTTCTGGAAGATGA
- the LOC103503850 gene encoding serine/threonine-protein kinase STY46-like isoform X1, with translation MAMDDTESCSSRAVDDFSAQTWRQKQKVGVYDEVLRRLRLSHEAETSLPGFEDELWAHFHRLPTRYAMDVNVERAQDVLMHKNLLYMARDPDTRPAIDVRLVQVHSSPGRNFGKSVNWSLKEKVDQERFSGYDSNQRHHPPPAFGSSTRVEYGFETSQLHDIDQRGTFSWPMHEITISTIDKPKLLSQLTSLLSEIGLNIQEAHAFSTTDGFSLDVFVVDGWIIEDTKQLKDILAEEISKIQKRHPPFTPCIFHTEKQDRFGVKFTTKYVNIPRDEVDAWEIDASLLVFEKKIASGSLSDLYKGTFCGQDVAIKLLKNENLNETVRREFVQEIHIMRKLRHKNVVQFIGASTRPPSFFIVTEYMSGGSIHDFLHQQKGVLSFPSLLRVAIDVSKGMDYLHQKNIIHRDLKAANLLMDEYGVVKVADFGVARVLAQSGVMTAETGTYRWMAPEVIEHKPYDHKADVYSFGIVLWELLTGQLPYNNLTPLQAAIGVVQKGLRPKIPRHAHPMIVDLLEKCWLQDPSLRPEFSEITRLLKQTPPKEVGKSCV, from the exons ATGGCTATGGACGATACCGAAAGCTGTAGTAGTAGAGCGGTGGATGACTTCTCAGCTCAGACTTGGAGACAGAAGCAGAAGGTTGGAGTTTACGACGAAGTTCTTCGTCGACTCAGGCTGTCGCACGAAGCGGAGACCAGCCTTCCTGGTTTTGAGGATGAACTCTGGGCTCATTTTCATCGACTTCCTACTAG GTATGCTATGGACGTCAATGTTGAGAGGGCTCAAGACGTTCTCATGCACAAAAATCTTCTCTACATGGCACGTGATCCTGATACTCGACCTGCAATTGACGTTCGTCTTGTACAG GTTCATTCATCTCCTGGCAGGAACTTTGGCAAGTCAGTTAATTGGAGCTTGAAGGAAAAAGTGGACCAGGAGCGGTTTTCTGGTTATGACAGCAATCAGAG ACACCACCCCCCACCAGCATTTGGTTCATCAACACGGGTCGAATATGGTTTTGAGACCAGCCAATTACATGATATAGACCAACGGGGGACTTTCTCCTG GCCAATGCATGAAATTACAATATCAACAATTGACAAGCCAAAATTGCTCAGTCAG TTGACGTCCTTACTTTCTGAGATTGGGCTGAATATTCAAGAAGCACATGCTTTTTCAACAACAGATGGCTTTTCTTTGGATGTTTTTGTAGTTGATGGTTGGATAATTGAG GATACCAAGCAGCTAAAAGATATACTGGCAGAAGAAATATCAAAGATTCAG AAAAGGCATCCTCCATTCACACCTTGCATTTTCCATACTGAGAAGCAAGACAGATTTGGAGTCAAGTTCACCACAAAGTATGTCAACATTCCAAGAGACGAAGTTGATGCATGGGAAATTGATGCAAGCCTGCTAGTATTTGAGAAGAAAATTGCGTCTGGATCTCTTAGTGACTT GTATAAAGGCACCTTTTGTGGTCAAGATGTTGCTATTAAGCTtctaaaaaatgaaaacttgAATGAGACTGTACGGCGGGAATTTGTTCAAGAAATACATATCATGAG AAAACTTCGGCACAAGAATGTTGTCCAATTTATTGGTGCATCTACTAGGCCTCCAAGCTTTTTCATTGTTACAG AGTACATGTCTGGTGGAAGCATACACGACTTTTTACATCAACAAAAGGGCGTTCTTAGTTTTCCTTCCTTACTAAGAGTGGCAATTGATGTGTCGAAGGGAATGGACTATTTGCATCAAAAGAATATCATCCATAGAGATCTAAAAGCTGCAAATCTTTTGATGGATGAATATGGG GTCGTCAAGGTAGCTGATTTTGGTGTTGCTAGGGTGCTAGCTCAATCTGGTGTGATGACTGCCGAAACTGGAACATATCGTTGGATGGCTCCAGAG GTTATTGAGCACAAACCGTACGATCATAAAGCTGACGTTTATAGCTTTGGGATAGTGTTGTGGGAGCTGCTTACAGGACAG CTGCCTTATAATAACTTGACTCCGTTACAAGCAGCAATAGGCGTGGTCCAGAAG GGTCTGAGGCCTAAGATTCCGAGGCATGCTCATCCGATGATCGTGGATTTGCTCGAGAAATGCTGGCTGCAGGATCCATCTTTGAGACCCGAATTCTCGGAAATTACGAGACTTCTAAAACAGACACCACCAAAGGAGGTAGGGAAAAGTTGTGTTTGA
- the LOC103503850 gene encoding serine/threonine-protein kinase STY46-like isoform X4: MAMDDTESCSSRAVDDFSAQTWRQKQKVGVYDEVLRRLRLSHEAETSLPGFEDELWAHFHRLPTRYAMDVNVERAQDVLMHKNLLYMARDPDTRPAIDVRLVQVHSSPGRNFGKSVNWSLKEKVDQERFSGYDSNQRPMHEITISTIDKPKLLSQLTSLLSEIGLNIQEAHAFSTTDGFSLDVFVVDGWIIEDTKQLKDILAEEISKIQKRHPPFTPCIFHTEKQDRFGVKFTTKYVNIPRDEVDAWEIDASLLVFEKKIASGSLSDLYKGTFCGQDVAIKLLKNENLNETVRREFVQEIHIMRKLRHKNVVQFIGASTRPPSFFIVTEYMSGGSIHDFLHQQKGVLSFPSLLRVAIDVSKGMDYLHQKNIIHRDLKAANLLMDEYGVVKVADFGVARVLAQSGVMTAETGTYRWMAPEVIEHKPYDHKADVYSFGIVLWELLTGQLPYNNLTPLQAAIGVVQKGLRPKIPRHAHPMIVDLLEKCWLQDPSLRPEFSEITRLLKQTPPKEVGKSCV; encoded by the exons ATGGCTATGGACGATACCGAAAGCTGTAGTAGTAGAGCGGTGGATGACTTCTCAGCTCAGACTTGGAGACAGAAGCAGAAGGTTGGAGTTTACGACGAAGTTCTTCGTCGACTCAGGCTGTCGCACGAAGCGGAGACCAGCCTTCCTGGTTTTGAGGATGAACTCTGGGCTCATTTTCATCGACTTCCTACTAG GTATGCTATGGACGTCAATGTTGAGAGGGCTCAAGACGTTCTCATGCACAAAAATCTTCTCTACATGGCACGTGATCCTGATACTCGACCTGCAATTGACGTTCGTCTTGTACAG GTTCATTCATCTCCTGGCAGGAACTTTGGCAAGTCAGTTAATTGGAGCTTGAAGGAAAAAGTGGACCAGGAGCGGTTTTCTGGTTATGACAGCAATCAGAG GCCAATGCATGAAATTACAATATCAACAATTGACAAGCCAAAATTGCTCAGTCAG TTGACGTCCTTACTTTCTGAGATTGGGCTGAATATTCAAGAAGCACATGCTTTTTCAACAACAGATGGCTTTTCTTTGGATGTTTTTGTAGTTGATGGTTGGATAATTGAG GATACCAAGCAGCTAAAAGATATACTGGCAGAAGAAATATCAAAGATTCAG AAAAGGCATCCTCCATTCACACCTTGCATTTTCCATACTGAGAAGCAAGACAGATTTGGAGTCAAGTTCACCACAAAGTATGTCAACATTCCAAGAGACGAAGTTGATGCATGGGAAATTGATGCAAGCCTGCTAGTATTTGAGAAGAAAATTGCGTCTGGATCTCTTAGTGACTT GTATAAAGGCACCTTTTGTGGTCAAGATGTTGCTATTAAGCTtctaaaaaatgaaaacttgAATGAGACTGTACGGCGGGAATTTGTTCAAGAAATACATATCATGAG AAAACTTCGGCACAAGAATGTTGTCCAATTTATTGGTGCATCTACTAGGCCTCCAAGCTTTTTCATTGTTACAG AGTACATGTCTGGTGGAAGCATACACGACTTTTTACATCAACAAAAGGGCGTTCTTAGTTTTCCTTCCTTACTAAGAGTGGCAATTGATGTGTCGAAGGGAATGGACTATTTGCATCAAAAGAATATCATCCATAGAGATCTAAAAGCTGCAAATCTTTTGATGGATGAATATGGG GTCGTCAAGGTAGCTGATTTTGGTGTTGCTAGGGTGCTAGCTCAATCTGGTGTGATGACTGCCGAAACTGGAACATATCGTTGGATGGCTCCAGAG GTTATTGAGCACAAACCGTACGATCATAAAGCTGACGTTTATAGCTTTGGGATAGTGTTGTGGGAGCTGCTTACAGGACAG CTGCCTTATAATAACTTGACTCCGTTACAAGCAGCAATAGGCGTGGTCCAGAAG GGTCTGAGGCCTAAGATTCCGAGGCATGCTCATCCGATGATCGTGGATTTGCTCGAGAAATGCTGGCTGCAGGATCCATCTTTGAGACCCGAATTCTCGGAAATTACGAGACTTCTAAAACAGACACCACCAAAGGAGGTAGGGAAAAGTTGTGTTTGA
- the LOC103503850 gene encoding serine/threonine-protein kinase STY46-like isoform X3, with protein MAMDDTESCSSRAVDDFSAQTWRQKQKVGVYDEVLRRLRLSHEAETSLPGFEDELWAHFHRLPTRYAMDVNVERAQDVLMHKNLLYMARDPDTRPAIDVRLVQVHSSPGRNFGKSVNWSLKEKVDQERFSGYDSNQRHHPPPAFGSSTRVEYGFETSQLHDIDQRGTFSWPMHEITISTIDKPKLLSQLTSLLSEIGLNIQEAHAFSTTDGFSLDVFVVDGWIIEDTKQLKDILAEEISKIQQDRFGVKFTTKYVNIPRDEVDAWEIDASLLVFEKKIASGSLSDLYKGTFCGQDVAIKLLKNENLNETVRREFVQEIHIMRKLRHKNVVQFIGASTRPPSFFIVTEYMSGGSIHDFLHQQKGVLSFPSLLRVAIDVSKGMDYLHQKNIIHRDLKAANLLMDEYGVVKVADFGVARVLAQSGVMTAETGTYRWMAPEVIEHKPYDHKADVYSFGIVLWELLTGQLPYNNLTPLQAAIGVVQKGLRPKIPRHAHPMIVDLLEKCWLQDPSLRPEFSEITRLLKQTPPKEVGKSCV; from the exons ATGGCTATGGACGATACCGAAAGCTGTAGTAGTAGAGCGGTGGATGACTTCTCAGCTCAGACTTGGAGACAGAAGCAGAAGGTTGGAGTTTACGACGAAGTTCTTCGTCGACTCAGGCTGTCGCACGAAGCGGAGACCAGCCTTCCTGGTTTTGAGGATGAACTCTGGGCTCATTTTCATCGACTTCCTACTAG GTATGCTATGGACGTCAATGTTGAGAGGGCTCAAGACGTTCTCATGCACAAAAATCTTCTCTACATGGCACGTGATCCTGATACTCGACCTGCAATTGACGTTCGTCTTGTACAG GTTCATTCATCTCCTGGCAGGAACTTTGGCAAGTCAGTTAATTGGAGCTTGAAGGAAAAAGTGGACCAGGAGCGGTTTTCTGGTTATGACAGCAATCAGAG ACACCACCCCCCACCAGCATTTGGTTCATCAACACGGGTCGAATATGGTTTTGAGACCAGCCAATTACATGATATAGACCAACGGGGGACTTTCTCCTG GCCAATGCATGAAATTACAATATCAACAATTGACAAGCCAAAATTGCTCAGTCAG TTGACGTCCTTACTTTCTGAGATTGGGCTGAATATTCAAGAAGCACATGCTTTTTCAACAACAGATGGCTTTTCTTTGGATGTTTTTGTAGTTGATGGTTGGATAATTGAG GATACCAAGCAGCTAAAAGATATACTGGCAGAAGAAATATCAAAGATTCAG CAAGACAGATTTGGAGTCAAGTTCACCACAAAGTATGTCAACATTCCAAGAGACGAAGTTGATGCATGGGAAATTGATGCAAGCCTGCTAGTATTTGAGAAGAAAATTGCGTCTGGATCTCTTAGTGACTT GTATAAAGGCACCTTTTGTGGTCAAGATGTTGCTATTAAGCTtctaaaaaatgaaaacttgAATGAGACTGTACGGCGGGAATTTGTTCAAGAAATACATATCATGAG AAAACTTCGGCACAAGAATGTTGTCCAATTTATTGGTGCATCTACTAGGCCTCCAAGCTTTTTCATTGTTACAG AGTACATGTCTGGTGGAAGCATACACGACTTTTTACATCAACAAAAGGGCGTTCTTAGTTTTCCTTCCTTACTAAGAGTGGCAATTGATGTGTCGAAGGGAATGGACTATTTGCATCAAAAGAATATCATCCATAGAGATCTAAAAGCTGCAAATCTTTTGATGGATGAATATGGG GTCGTCAAGGTAGCTGATTTTGGTGTTGCTAGGGTGCTAGCTCAATCTGGTGTGATGACTGCCGAAACTGGAACATATCGTTGGATGGCTCCAGAG GTTATTGAGCACAAACCGTACGATCATAAAGCTGACGTTTATAGCTTTGGGATAGTGTTGTGGGAGCTGCTTACAGGACAG CTGCCTTATAATAACTTGACTCCGTTACAAGCAGCAATAGGCGTGGTCCAGAAG GGTCTGAGGCCTAAGATTCCGAGGCATGCTCATCCGATGATCGTGGATTTGCTCGAGAAATGCTGGCTGCAGGATCCATCTTTGAGACCCGAATTCTCGGAAATTACGAGACTTCTAAAACAGACACCACCAAAGGAGGTAGGGAAAAGTTGTGTTTGA